The window TCTTCTGTCTGAAGAAAGCGTGGCTGTTTGATCAGCTCATGTTCTGTTTTCCGTCGCTGAGGTGACCCATAGGTTCGCTGTCAGGGCtcgtttcttctcgccgtctcgttctcgtcttcgctggcgtTTTCGGGCGCAGCTTTGCGAGAGCACTCTCTGCTCATCTCGGTTTCTGTttggctgccgcagagaaggcgcaggcgagccgtTCCCTGCTGAAGACGTGCCGATTATCGTGACCGTAGGAGAGGTGagaccgcgcgcggcgctgttGCCGTTTTGGGATTGCAGAGTGCCTCCACAATCGCCGAGGAGTCGAGTAGCGCATGAACACACactccgccctcgcggcgagggGCGACTGAAGCTCTGCTCGCTCCCAgtgcgaggagagcgactgcGAAAGGCAGAGAGCCGAGGAATGTGCGCGGATGTtggagacgcgagcgacacGAGCTCGCAAGTGTAGGACAGGGGCGATTGCCTCGTCTGCAGTATCCACGCAGTTCTccggcgctctcggcgcgccgcacggCGAGCGGTTTCCCTTTCTCAATGCAGCAAGCCGAAGAGGCCTCTCGGCAGGGAAggagagcgcgacggcgcggagacaagcGCATGCCAAACAAAAGTCTCTTCCGTGCGACACGCTCATTTAAAcgacatatacatatatacatatatcatATCTataggcatatatatatatatatatatatatttgtaggTGTATATGCAGCTCGACGAGGTGTTGGCGCAGGCGTTGAGTGTCTCCCTTTGCGCCTTGCATGCGGCGCCCCCGCCCGCCTGTTGGTATCTGCGGCGTGTTGGAGGCGTGTGAGGTTTCGTGGGGTGTTTTGTCGCCTTCAGATTGCGAATCGCCACGTCTGGGATATGACGAGTAACGAGGAATCCGCCTGCTCCTGTCGGCTTCTCGTGgctgtctcgccgcgcgcgtacAAAGCTGTCGGCGTTCAGAAGCTCGGTGCTTCGCTCATCGACCTCTCCACGCTCCCGACAGTCATGACGGTGAGACCCCACATGCAGACGCGGATCCGCAagcctctctccttctggCTCTTCTCGTTCTGCGTCCTGTTTTTCCTCAGCCTCTTTcacttcttctgcctctctcggtGCATGCACGAGTTCTTGTGTGCGTTCGACTCTGCCATCTTTACTCCTCTACGAGCTCTCTGAGGTCAAGAGctttccgcggcctctcctctctcgcaggaATCCCTAAACCCTTAGGGTGGGTGAAGAACGTGTGCATCGGTACATCGAGCGGGCGTtccacgcctgcgcgcccgcgcgaggtTGAACGTTTCTCGGGTTTTCtttctgcatgcatgtggATGCGTTTCACTTCCTGTGAACCTCCGAGCTCTCGCTGAGATTGCCTTCGGTCGGCAACTGCCGTAACGATCCGGTCGCTTGCGTTCTTCCTGGGTGACGCCGCTGTACGAGCTGCTTCCGTATATATGGGTATATAAATacacgtgtatatatgtgatatatatatatatatatatatatatgtatatgtgatatatatatatatatatagataaatagatagatagatatagatttATACTAATAAACATATGTGAATATGCGCTTATCTCTACGCGCTTGCCACTCGAAAGTATCCTTTGCCGAGGTGTTTGTGCTTCGCGTGCTGTGTAGACGGTCAGACGCAGGACGCAGACACTCGTTTTCGCATCTATTCAGtgcatatatttatgtatgtgGCCTTCTATGGTTACACATCTCCCTGTGTGTGTCGGGAATTTTCTTTATAGacgtgtgtgcatgcaccTGTGTCGTCGTGCTTTTCGTGCTGGATGGGTTCTGTCATCGGAGTTGGGAGTGTTGTTTTCCTTTGCAGAACTCTCAGCACGTCTGCCGCGAGATCTTTGCGCGACTTGCACAGCAGCttgcgaagcagaagaaacagaaaactCGGCAGCAACTTCACGCGTTCATGCGCACGATGGCTGATCTTTGAGGAACTTTTTATTTTGGTCCTCTCTCCTATCGTCCATTCATCTTGAACACTCACTGGTATGTCCGTGGAGCAAACGTGTGACTCGAAAGCGTCTTTACTCAGAGCTCTTACGCGTTTGTCGTTTTTGCTTCTGCCTACCCCAAACTCGCCAATCTGCGAGTTGTCACGAATGTAGCGTCCCGTGTCCTCTCTCAGCCTCAGCCTGGTCGCGTTAACCTTGAACTGCAGAACGGCGCCAAATGCTTTCTTTTTCgagccttcttcgccctccgccgcatcGCGATGGGCAGATTAAATCAaaaatatatacatgtatggctgtctgtctgtcaGTGAATCCGCCGTTCTCTCGAGCTGACAGATTTCCTTTCTTCTGAAGGCTCGTGCGTTCATTTCCTCGCTGAGTCTCCCGAGGACGTTGGCTCTGTTGCCAAAACGCACTTTGTTCCACGATTAACGGTTGACGCTCGCGCACCGACCCCAcgccagcgaggcaggcgcagaacGCAAAAACAGTTCCTTCGACTGTTTCGAGCACGCCCACCATCGGATCCAATTAAGTAGTTCAAGCATGCACCTGTCTCCTTGGATCTACGACGGCGTTTGAATACATGCGCCTGACACACATATgcacgtatacatatatatatatatatatatatatatatatatatatatatatataattataCGAGAGATATGCATGCGTCCCGAAGTGGCTTCTAGCCCGCACAAGCAGAGCCGAGGCTGTCGAGGCTGTCGCGTCAGACCGATGTTCTATGCATAAATCTTTATAGCGCGATGCGCCTTAGCGCGGGAGCGGCGCATCGACTGCCCGCGAAATGCTGTTAGCCTTCTTCTTGCTTggtggcggcgccgaaaACGAGGTCGGCGAcgtcgaggagaagcaggTGACAGGGGCAGTTGAGCAGAGAGCTGAGCGACGGAGACGTCCGCCCCAAGTCTCCGTGCACGAACTCCTTCACATACGTGCCtacaaaaaaaagaaaaacagcgGGAAAAAAATAAATATGCCGCGCAGCAAACGCACACAGCAGCCTGCAGGAAGGGATGGAGGGAGACGGGCCGCGCGTAAAAGACGGTGGCTTCTTAGAAAGTAGCCAAGTGGTAAGGCAACGGATTTTGGTTCCGAGATACACAGGTTCGAATCCTGTCTCTTTACAATAACTGACAAGGCGACATCTATGCGCATCTGAAACAAAATGAAGCGAATTCGAGGGCGAAAAGAAGATGCCGAAATTCACGAGCTCAACGAACGTGTTGACACAGCGGGCACGCTGCGGAGAAACACACTCCGACGGCGCGACCACGAGGCGCCTCATCCAGCCTGCAGAGGCCAAATGATACCGCCGCCCTCGGACAAGATCTGAGGTTTCAAGCACTTCCGGCGTCGAGTGCTAGCgccaggaggaggaagaagcgagccGTGGAATGCGCCGCAGCTTTTTTTGGACAAGAAGCTGACGCCCACCGAGACTCGTCTTCTGGACCTGACCCAGTTTCAACAGCGGTCTCACCTGCTTGCGTGTCGAGCCGACATATGAAAACCTGCGGGTGTATCCGGACAAAGTCGATGCCGTATATTCGCCGTTCCCTGAGAAGCCACACATCCGCAGAAAACGGGAATTCTTCGGGCCTCATACGCGCCATGTCTCGAGCAGGTATCGACGCCCGCCAACATGTGCccacatgtacatatatatatatatatttatatatacatatttttAAACGTATACATGAATGTCCGTACGCCGCTTCATGCACGCAGGCGCTTCCTTCTGACGCAGACGGTTCCAGATATATCCGTGAGTGTATGTGCTGCGCCCGTAGGCAGACCCATCTATGAATTTAGACATGCATGTAGACATGCAGCTTTACGCACTCCTGTGGCTGCGCGCTTACCTGACGGCGAGTGAGCGCCTGTGGAGGACTCTCAGTGGCGTCCGCTGATAGATTGTCATGCCCCCCTCGTCGTAGAGAAGGCCGGTaccttccttctccgcttcgAGGCCGTTCGCCGGCTCATTCGGCGCAGTCCTCGGCTTGCGAAGCTGCTGAACTTTCTTGCGGACGTCTTCAAGCGCCTCCACACTCACGGGGCGATCCGCGAAAACGAGGCACTCGTAACTCTTCaccttctcctcggcgccgtgctgcagcgcgaggcggataGCTTTCTCGACATTCACTGCCCCCAGCACCTCTTGGCTTCTTTCCGCAGTCGAAGAAAACAAACGGTCTTCAGGAGGCGGGACTGCCAACGCAGAAGAACAGCACGAGGAAAAAAACGATGACGAGGGAACGGAGCtggagagggaagaagacgcagaagaggcgcaggaaaaagaggaggcgaaggaggaagaagaggcggaggcagaagaagaggcagaagagagagaggaggcagaggaggaagaggaggcagaggaggaagaggaggcagaggaggaagaggaggcagaggaggaagaggaggaagaggcagagtcAAGCTGCTTCGTCAGAaccgaagaggcgcgcgctaCGTCGCACCTATCTGGCAGGCTCGCACAAccagcgccgctcgccgtttCTGCGAGCTCGTCGCCCCTCTGGAAGTTTACGAAACAGCTGGCAGGCTCACGCgtgacgacgcggaggccgtaTACCTCAACTGCGGGCTCGGCAACCTCCCCCGAGTCGCGCGCAGAACGGgagggcgcgccgagagcgacagagggggcagacggagaagaagaagccgggTGGGAGGAAGAGCCCTGTGCGGCTGTCTGCTGCCGCTGAGGCCATGCTCTTCCTGTTGCGCCGCCGGCttcgcgcagcagagcttcgagagagcgagaggacgccgccgcgagaagcacttcttctccttcctctccgtctccgactgcctgcctcgcaggcgcctcgtcgtcgcccgccgccgcgcactctCCGTTTCCTTTTGAGCCGCGGGACTTCAGACCTCTGTCAGGGGGAAGgggcctgcgcagcgggcAGATCGGCAGAAGTAgactcgcctccttcgcctcttgcCGGTCTCCCATTTCCTCacctggcggcgcagctccgctGTGCGCCGTGGGGGGATGCAGTACGTGCGGGCAGAGGCACTGCGAAGCCCCGAGACCAGCCTGTCGATGTGCGGCGAGAAATCGGCAAAAGAaatgcggcggccgccggcaaTCGAGCAGCTCCAGGGCAAACGGCCGCCCGCGACCGAGCATCCGcacgtctgcgtcctcgctgaagagagaaaacacgcAGCAGACAGCAAAGACCCGGCCGGTTGTCATTCCGCAGGTGGCGCGTGCAGCgacaggaaggcgaagacgaagcagcacCGAAAAGGAAGCTCGAACACGCACACGGAGTTTGCAGGACGctgagagaagaagcagaatgGGAGACGCACGCTAAGAGAACTCGAACAGAAAAAATCCGCGCGTCCGCTTGCGCCAGCTAGAGTCCAGCCCAGCGTCTTGTCTCCAGAggtcgcgccttcttctctgcatgcTGACGCCTGCGTGCGTGCCTTTGTGGAACTGCGCGTCTACGAAATACCCCCCTCGACAGAAGGCTACATACGTGCCACAAGAAAGATACGAGCttttatatatttatatgtgaCGACAGAAAGCAGCTGATGGGACTCAAGTGACGACGATCCTGCGTGCGCGTACcggcctgcagagaggaaTCGGTATCCCGAGGCATCGAAGAGACTCTGCAGCGGAATGCCaatcgcctcctccacggaCATTTCGAGCTTAAGGCACACCGCACATGACGGACGAGAGATAAGATCAGACAGTTTGCAGCTTCTGTGTGGAATTTCGCATGTGCTTGGCTATCGCCTTTCTGCGAGACTCCTTTCTTCccgctgctcgccctcctcccagcgtcttcgtccgcctctctagtttttttttccgcgtcGATCTCTTCAGTGAGCGAGTAAGCTATGGCAAGCGCCTACTACTCCACAACTAGCTGGGACATCACTCGCGAAAGAACCCTTCAAAACCCTCAACTGCATGTGCGAACGGGCTGTGGAGTCCACTCGGAAACCTCCGCGTGCCTCTCACACCTCGCCTGTGCGACGACCAGGGGCTTACCTTCCGTCTGCTGTCAACGAGCCACAGCGACTGGCTGAGCTCGCGGCTTTGTTTCTTGTACCGCCCTGCAAACACAAGTGGAGAGAACAGGAAGGAACATTGAGACGGCCACGCATTCAGGACACGTGTCAGCCCAACACGCGCCCAAACTCCCCCTTGGAAGCAGTCTCCGTCGACCTCGAGACCCAGGAGAAGAGACCGGCGACTACAACGAGTTTAGGAAGCCCCGCGCCGGGGATCGACTCTCGACGGGGCCAGTCGCCCTCAGAGGGTGTCTAGTCGTCGTTCAAACAGTCTGTGTTTCTCTTTGACTGAGCCCTAAATCCTAAACAGACGCACATGCGCGGAAACCCCGGTGATAACTCGCGGCCGGTCGCACTGCTACCCCGCGCCGTGAGTCCAGCAAACAAAAGACGGAAGGTATCCACGAGTCCATGGGAGTCAGGACCAGTCACCGGAGCCACGCCAGAACGGGGGCGCGCCTCtagaaaaagaaggaaaaacgcCTCTCACCTACGACGACGATTCTCTGCATGGACGTCAAAGCCTCGACTTGCCACGAGTTTCCGGCGGCGATCGCCTCGCTTGCTGGCCGTTTCATCCCTGTACGCTGCCCTACCGCGGCCTGCTCCGCCTTTGTCAAGGCGGCGCCTGACTGCTCGCCTttgcgcgcgggcggctcggctttttcttcgcttgcAGGCGTCACGAAGGAGGGTGCGAGGGCGCAGACAAGCCGGATGTCGAAGCCGTCGTCCCGGTCTCCAGACCACAGGCCGccggaagaaaaagaggggGACAGGAAggctcgcaggcgaggcTGAAGGAGCGCgtaggcgcagagagagaggagaaggtgTGCCTTCAGCCGGTCGGCTTCAGTCAGCGAAGAgaacggcgcggaggacacagaggcagacccgaccgcaggcgccgcaggtggaggcggaggccaggaagacgacgcaaaCGCGACTCTCGGTTTTTTCCGCTCAGCCGCGGGCGACAAGAAATGGAGACCGACCAGCAGACGCCACTGGGGTCGAGTCGCaagggccgcggcgccactggaggagaggaaacgcaCGAGCACGACGAGGGTCTCAAGACGAACGCTGGATTCCCTCCGCTCCTCTTCTGGCTCGTCCTtgggtgcggcggcgcccgcatcCGACGTCTCTTCCCTTGCAGCGCAGAAAGTACCACAcaaagaggaagacgggCACGAAGCGGCACcgttctcctcgccctccaccAAGCTCTCTGAGACTCGAAAGGCCTCGGGAGCCACGCTCAACAAGCGGCGAATCAGTCCCAGCAACTTCATGTCGGGACTGCTGCTCCTGCACGCGCCTGTCGAAGTTGCatcctcgccgcgagcgccctTCCCCCTTTCTTCTGCCGCTTTCTCGCAGGCGTTCAAAcgctcgtcctccgcggcctctgacTCGCCGGCTTCTGCGAGGCAGAGCGGGGGGCCGTAGAAGAGGTCAGGCAGAAGGGAGAGGAGCTTGTCTTGCGTGGAGAGCCAGCAGGgctcgagcgcggcgtcgccctctgcacAGAGGCGACATCGGCGCGAGATTTcatctccgcgcgccgcagcagaggacgacgactcGCGGTCGCCCGCAAGGGGCGTGGGAGAGGGGACGGCAGTCATGCTGGGGCGCtgacgcgaagcagaggcctCGACGGCAAGAATCAGAGACGGAACGGAGGCCATATGGCCCCTCGCCgtgcgaggctgcgcgcaaCTTCTATCCCGCTGTCCCCCTGCCTGCGACTTTTGTCGCTCCCTGGTCCTCAGCCGCTCTATTTGCTCTCTGCGGAATTCCTTCGCTCCACTccgctccttcctcgcctctcgaCACTGGAGTGGGCTTCACGGACGTCCTTACGAAGAAAGAAGGGAAAAAACGGAGGTTGAGGAGCTCAAGATCCGCGAAAAACAATATCGGGCTGGCGCCttgggcgacggcggcgaacgcggcgaggAATTTGACCTGTCAGAGCACACCAGGCTTTCAAACCCTCTCGCCATCCAGCCTCGACGGAGCCAATGCACTCCGGATTTTGCAGAAAATCCGAAAAAACTCGAGCGACAACCAGGGATGCCTTTCTCGTTTCCTCGTTTGAGCGCATGCACGAGCCTGCAGCCTTGTGCCGGGAGTGTTGCATGCGAAGAAAAGGATGAACATGCCTTACAACTGGGCGGACGAGTCCGCAGACCGATTCAAAAACGACAAATGCGGATTGTTGTTATCTTCGAGAGAGCACCGGCCTTTCATGGCCTGCGAGCTGTGCAAACAGGGCGCAAAAAGGCTGTGGCATGATGGCGCGGCTACTGCGTGCTGAGACACGCGCACAACGCCCGGTACAGTGCTGTGTGTATCGTGTGCATCCGCACAAGCGTCTTACACGCCGGTGTCATTCGCCGCCGGCATGTTCATCGAGCTCTGCCGCGAAAACAAGTCCGCAGTGATGGGTACGCGCCCTCAGCGCATTCGCAAATACAGAGGAgtcacacacgcagacaaaCTCGAGGGTTGAATGCGGAGTGCCCTGAAGAAACGACGGCGAAAGATTCAATACAACGCTGAATGCCCCGTCTGTTTGCAGCCGTGAACTCGCGCCCTTGACCTGCGCACACGTTCGAAGAGAAGCGCATTCATGCCAGTGCAGTTTCTACGCATCCACGTCTTCCGGGTAGAACGTTCCTCGTTAGCATCTGGGCCTTCAGCCGTCCACGAGTATAGCTTGCATTCGTATCCAGCTCATTCGGTGGAGTACCTCAGACAGGGGCTAGTTATGCTTGCCGGGCAGGCTTCGGTGAGGTGAAGGCATGATATTCGCTACGGGTTATATTTCTGCCCTGCATCCCTTTGGATGGATTCACGGAGTGTTGACAAAAATGGCTCAAAACTTAGATGCACGAGCTAATTTTGCTAGTTGAAGTGTCGCATTTTCTGCCGGTTCTACGATGGCCATAATAATCAGGAAAAGGTCTTTGTAGACGTCCCCAACGTCTCCCTCTCAGTGGCGCCGTTccgtttctgctgctgcgtcttttCAAAATGTCAAGGCCGTTTAGACGTGCGAATAACTGCACGTACAGACACCTTCCGCCGTTGCACATGGACATACGACATGCGTAGACACAGGTTTCATCAGTCTACGAAAACCGCAACAGCGGGGGTCGTCATATTTTCTCTCGACGCGACGTGCGGCAGATTTATATATTCGGATGCATGCACAAGCAGACAGCCTCATCTGCAGTTGCCTCTCACGGATCTGTCCCC is drawn from Besnoitia besnoiti strain Bb-Ger1 chromosome VI, whole genome shotgun sequence and contains these coding sequences:
- a CDS encoding hypothetical protein (encoded by transcript BESB_066440), with amino-acid sequence MASVPSLILAVEASASRQRPSMTAVPSPTPLAGDRESSSSAAARGDEISRRCRLCAEGDAALEPCWLSTQDKLLSLLPDLFYGPPLCLAEAGESEAAEDERLNACEKAAEERGKGARGEDATSTGACRSSSPDMKLLGLIRRLLSVAPEAFRVSESLVEGEENGAASCPSSSLCGTFCAAREETSDAGAAAPKDEPEEERRESSVRLETLVVLVRFLSSSGAAALATRPQWRLLVGLHFLSPAAERKKPRVAFASSSWPPPPPAAPAVGSASVSSAPFSSLTEADRLKAHLLLSLCAYALLQPRLRAFLSPSFSSGGLWSGDRDDGFDIRLVCALAPSFVTPASEEKAEPPARKGEQSGAALTKAEQAAVGQRTGMKRPASEAIAAGNSWQVEALTSMQRIVVVGRYKKQSRELSQSLWLVDSRRKLEMSVEEAIGIPLQSLFDASGYRFLSAGREDADVRMLGRGRPFALELLDCRRPPHFFCRFLAAHRQAGLGASQCLCPHVLHPPTAHSGAAPPGEEMGDRQEAKEASLLLPICPLRRPLPPDRGLKSRGSKGNGECAAAGDDEAPARQAVGDGEEGEEVLLAAASSRSLEALLREAGGATGRAWPQRQQTAAQGSSSHPASSSPSAPSVALGAPSRSARDSGEVAEPAVEVYGLRVVTREPASCFVNFQRGDELAETASGAGCASLPDRCDVARASSVLTKQLDSASSSSSSSASSSSSASSSSSASSSSSASSLSSASSSASASSSSFASSFSCASSASSSLSSSVPSSSFFSSCCSSALAVPPPEDRLFSSTAERSQEVLGAVNVEKAIRLALQHGAEEKVKSYECLVFADRPVSVEALEDVRKKVQQLRKPRTAPNEPANGLEAEKEGTGLLYDEGGMTIYQRTPLRVLHRRSLAVRERRIYGIDFVRIHPQVFICRLDTQAGTYVKEFVHGDLGRTSPSLSSLLNCPCHLLLLDVADLVFGAATKQEEG